The Bacillus vallismortis genome window below encodes:
- a CDS encoding phage tail tube protein: protein MALKAQNTISGKEGRLFLDGEEMAHIKTFEANVEKNKSEVNIMGRRMTGHKTTGANGTGTATFYKVTSKFVLLMMDYVKKGNDPYFTLQAVLDDQSSGRGTERVTLYDVNFDSAKIASLDVDSEALEEEVPFTFEDFDVPEKLSDTF from the coding sequence ATGGCATTAAAAGCGCAAAATACTATCTCAGGAAAAGAAGGACGCTTATTTCTTGATGGCGAAGAAATGGCGCACATCAAAACATTTGAAGCAAACGTCGAGAAAAACAAGTCAGAAGTAAACATTATGGGCCGCCGCATGACAGGCCATAAAACAACAGGGGCAAATGGAACTGGAACAGCGACGTTCTATAAAGTCACATCAAAATTCGTGCTCCTGATGATGGACTATGTCAAAAAAGGCAACGATCCTTACTTCACACTCCAAGCTGTCCTGGATGATCAATCCTCCGGACGAGGCACAGAGCGAGTCACCCTGTACGACGTCAACTTCGACTCTGCCAAAATCGCAAGCCTTGATGTCGATTCAGAAGCATTAGAGGAAGAAGTTCCATTTACATTCGAAGACTTCGACGTGCCTGAAAAGCTTTCCGACACGTTTTAA
- a CDS encoding HK97 gp10 family phage protein produces MKIAGLKQLNTSLKKAASGGFSRQASRWLEECGQDFLEIVQSELISTQTIDTEKLLSSFEKGADDNLWIAQSGGLSLEVGTQLDYASFLNDGHWTSKENVRWVPGHFQGSRFIYDPAASTGMALKRKWIPGTSYWDHALLLYEQLFETSLESKWRQWLKKL; encoded by the coding sequence ATGAAAATAGCGGGGCTGAAACAGCTAAACACATCATTAAAAAAAGCGGCATCAGGCGGCTTTTCACGTCAGGCGTCCCGCTGGCTTGAGGAGTGCGGGCAAGATTTTCTGGAGATCGTTCAATCTGAACTGATCAGCACACAAACGATTGATACAGAAAAACTGCTCAGCTCCTTCGAGAAAGGCGCAGATGACAATCTCTGGATTGCGCAAAGCGGAGGGCTTTCGCTTGAGGTGGGTACACAGCTTGATTACGCTTCATTTCTTAATGACGGCCATTGGACGTCAAAAGAAAATGTCAGATGGGTGCCAGGGCATTTCCAAGGTTCGCGGTTTATTTACGATCCCGCGGCTTCAACGGGAATGGCGCTCAAGAGAAAATGGATCCCGGGCACGAGCTACTGGGATCATGCGCTGCTTTTATATGAACAGCTGTTTGAAACATCGCTGGAAAGCAAATGGCGCCAGTGGCTGAAGAAGCTGTAA
- a CDS encoding phage portal protein, with the protein MIELFVIKDTEWLELVAESVSLEGHRYQAPRSIEATIVIKQGDQTYYSVTEGDTVLFKWKGKELFRGIVFARTPDEHTLAFSAYDMLQYLVKNQDVYVFSNQRADQMIRRIANDFQIPTTSIANTGHTIKSLVIKNDTTLYDIILKALKQTKSQTGRHYQLYSEKGKLGLRAWPDPSEVWVLETGVNITGYQYSTSINDTATRVVLRRQKDKKTYKASAKDSSGLNKYGVLQYTETVTDDINQAQLQQRADVRLAEKKGVKKELKNIQAVGIPEVQSGLPVYISIPEAGIKKTYWVDTDRHEFKGTKHTMTIDVVEKNTMPEGVS; encoded by the coding sequence ATGATAGAACTGTTTGTCATTAAAGACACAGAGTGGCTTGAGCTAGTGGCAGAAAGCGTATCGCTTGAAGGCCACCGTTATCAGGCGCCTCGCTCCATAGAAGCAACCATCGTCATCAAACAGGGCGACCAGACGTATTACAGCGTTACTGAGGGAGATACGGTCTTGTTTAAGTGGAAGGGAAAAGAGCTTTTTCGCGGCATTGTTTTTGCAAGAACACCGGACGAGCATACGCTTGCCTTCAGTGCGTATGATATGCTCCAATACTTGGTTAAAAACCAAGATGTGTACGTGTTTTCCAATCAGCGGGCCGACCAGATGATCAGGCGGATCGCCAATGATTTTCAAATACCGACAACCTCGATTGCGAACACAGGCCATACGATCAAAAGCCTTGTCATAAAAAATGATACGACCTTATATGACATCATCTTAAAAGCGTTGAAACAGACGAAAAGCCAGACAGGACGACATTATCAGCTGTATTCAGAAAAAGGAAAGCTCGGTCTGCGTGCTTGGCCAGATCCGTCAGAGGTATGGGTGTTGGAAACGGGCGTCAATATCACGGGTTACCAATACAGCACTTCCATAAACGACACTGCAACACGGGTTGTGCTCCGCCGGCAGAAAGACAAGAAGACGTATAAAGCGTCTGCCAAGGACAGTTCAGGCTTAAACAAATACGGCGTGCTTCAGTATACGGAGACGGTCACAGATGATATCAACCAAGCTCAGCTTCAGCAGCGGGCAGATGTGCGCCTTGCTGAAAAAAAGGGCGTCAAAAAAGAACTGAAAAATATTCAGGCAGTCGGCATTCCAGAAGTGCAGAGCGGCTTGCCTGTCTATATTTCCATTCCAGAGGCCGGGATCAAGAAGACCTATTGGGTAGATACGGACCGGCACGAGTTTAAAGGAACGAAACATACGATGACCATTGATGTTGTCGAAAAGAACACCATGCCGGAAGGAGTTTCCTGA
- a CDS encoding LysM peptidoglycan-binding domain-containing protein, which yields MTKSVYEFWISQGKDKLRLPILPDQLNISNAVQNDTVKVAKFGDLTFIDEQGAKDISFSSFFPKKYSPIAEYQNFPSPENAITKIEKWMKAKKPVQFLITGTKVNLTCSIEGFSYSEGQQDIGDRSFDIQLKEYKTASPRKIKQKKKTKAKRPSKASPKTYTVKKGDTLWDIAGRFYGNSTQWRKIWNANKTAMIKRSKRNIRQPGHWVFPGQKLKIPQ from the coding sequence TTGACTAAATCCGTATATGAATTTTGGATTTCACAAGGGAAGGATAAGCTGCGGCTCCCCATTCTTCCCGACCAGCTAAATATTTCAAATGCGGTTCAGAATGATACGGTTAAAGTAGCGAAGTTCGGTGACCTTACATTTATTGACGAACAGGGAGCGAAAGACATTTCGTTCTCTTCGTTTTTTCCGAAGAAATACAGCCCGATAGCTGAATATCAAAACTTCCCGTCGCCGGAAAACGCGATAACAAAAATTGAAAAATGGATGAAGGCCAAAAAACCGGTCCAGTTTTTGATTACGGGAACTAAAGTGAATTTGACCTGCAGTATTGAAGGTTTTTCCTATAGCGAAGGCCAGCAGGATATCGGAGATCGTTCGTTTGATATTCAATTAAAAGAATACAAAACCGCTTCCCCCCGAAAAATCAAACAGAAGAAAAAAACAAAGGCAAAGCGCCCGTCGAAGGCGTCTCCAAAAACCTACACCGTGAAAAAGGGAGATACGCTGTGGGACATTGCCGGCAGGTTTTACGGGAACAGCACGCAATGGCGCAAAATTTGGAACGCTAATAAAACAGCAATGATCAAACGGAGCAAACGGAACATCAGGCAGCCGGGGCACTGGGTTTTTCCCGGCCAAAAATTAAAGATACCGCAATGA
- a CDS encoding phage tail sheath family protein, giving the protein MNGGTFTTGKEKERAGIYFNFKTTAQERVSLGERGTVALPVASSWGEAKTFVSISSVEDLNKKVGLSIDDPSLLLLREAKKNAQTVLMYRLSEGVRASADIAEGVKATAVYGGSKGNDIIIRINPNVLDAASFDVTTYMDESEVDKQTVKKAEELTANGYVTFTGTGDLSSTIPLTGSEGDNGAETLNASAGIRLSGGTDQTPVNSDYTDFLAAAETESFDVIVLPVAEGDQLKATFAAFIKRLRDGQGQKVQGVTANYAGDYEGIINVTEGVLLEDGTEVTPDKATAWVAGASAGATFNQSLTFVEYEGAVDVLQRLDHDAIVERLGKGEFLFTFDARDKSVSVEKDINSLVTFTAEKNKKFAKNKIVRVLDAVNNDLTRELKTLIKSRKGSGSDIPASEDGLQYVKTMITQYMTTLQDAGGITGFDSDEDITISMNEDRDGFLIDLAVQPVDAAEKFYFNVEVN; this is encoded by the coding sequence ATGAATGGCGGAACATTTACAACAGGCAAAGAAAAAGAACGTGCAGGCATTTATTTTAACTTTAAAACGACAGCACAGGAGCGGGTGTCGCTCGGTGAGCGGGGGACAGTTGCACTTCCGGTTGCATCAAGCTGGGGTGAAGCGAAAACGTTCGTCTCCATTTCCAGTGTTGAGGATCTAAACAAAAAAGTGGGCCTCAGCATTGATGACCCGTCTTTATTGCTTTTGCGTGAAGCAAAGAAAAATGCGCAAACGGTATTGATGTACCGTCTATCCGAAGGTGTCCGAGCGTCTGCTGATATTGCTGAAGGCGTCAAAGCCACAGCTGTATATGGCGGATCAAAAGGAAATGACATTATCATCCGCATTAACCCAAATGTGCTGGATGCTGCTTCTTTTGATGTGACAACGTATATGGATGAATCAGAGGTTGATAAACAAACCGTCAAAAAGGCTGAAGAATTAACAGCTAACGGCTATGTCACCTTTACCGGAACAGGCGACCTTTCTTCGACAATTCCGCTCACTGGTTCAGAAGGTGACAATGGAGCTGAGACACTGAATGCATCTGCGGGAATCCGTTTGTCCGGCGGTACGGATCAAACACCTGTCAACTCCGACTATACAGACTTTTTAGCCGCGGCTGAAACGGAGAGCTTTGATGTGATTGTGCTGCCTGTTGCTGAAGGGGATCAGCTGAAGGCGACGTTTGCTGCGTTCATTAAGCGCCTGCGCGACGGCCAAGGACAAAAAGTGCAAGGGGTCACAGCTAATTATGCCGGTGATTATGAAGGGATCATCAACGTAACAGAAGGTGTGCTGCTGGAAGATGGCACAGAAGTCACGCCTGACAAAGCAACGGCTTGGGTAGCTGGGGCAAGCGCAGGAGCTACCTTTAACCAATCACTGACATTTGTAGAGTACGAAGGCGCCGTCGATGTGTTACAACGCCTTGACCACGATGCGATTGTTGAACGTTTGGGCAAAGGCGAATTTTTATTCACATTCGACGCCCGCGATAAATCCGTCAGTGTAGAAAAAGACATTAACTCACTCGTTACGTTCACAGCCGAGAAAAACAAAAAGTTTGCGAAAAACAAAATCGTTCGTGTCCTTGACGCTGTGAATAATGATTTAACACGCGAGCTGAAGACCTTAATCAAATCAAGAAAAGGCAGCGGAAGCGATATCCCGGCGTCTGAAGACGGGCTTCAGTATGTAAAAACGATGATCACGCAATACATGACAACGCTTCAGGATGCGGGCGGCATCACTGGCTTTGATTCTGATGAAGATATCACAATTTCAATGAATGAAGACCGTGACGGCTTCTTGATTGATCTGGCTGTACAGCCTGTCGACGCAGCAGAAAAATTCTACTTTAATGTGGAGGTAAACTAA
- a CDS encoding transglycosylase SLT domain-containing protein codes for MKFAKSLEVKVVLDDQATAGIDVIEHKLKRLPKERDITVSLIEHVTDAYKKIRKMLSGNQFSVGLFVNDQITPATKRILGYLQKNLKKGYSVKLKVIDEITKTVNRITALLRDFEKTYTVKIIAKEKLAADKINEKKPEEKKNWFMQLLEDFGTAFKDKVIDKILDWLFEKIPGFKKNDNEANTPNNAPGNTQSNDKVDKRNTGRRCCCCCCGCGGNSSGRKANKRYKKRKSPTSARTSGRTLRVPGEVLRRRQGGASGENATSGRNSGSKFRNWLGSMRSIATDSSKWGKVLTPLKGLGKFAKRVPVLGAALQATDLLGMNKDNAGEKVGKFTGGLAGMTAGAEVGATAGAAIGSFVPGIGTVVGGGIGGVIGGAAGAFGGEKAGGSLGKMFDVSQMKEDITNTLFNGDWWSEKWTGVKTSAGNTLGGLDETWNNIKTTASTTFFDSNWWAEKAGYAYGALESTLFNSDWWGGKWESVKGWTQEKWDEASSVWNSVKSKVKDTVFNKDWWSGKWEGVKGWAQEKWDGAVSVWESIKSKVKDTVFNKDWWSGKWEGVKGWTKEKWENTKSLFKKFKSTLEDSLFNKDWWSKKWGSVKEWGKNILGDSWDAIKSAGGKAVATAKKVGSGVTSWVKENTESFQKGREKAHKDFGYKADKNATGGYITKPTISWIGEAGKEFVIPVDNNRGRGKMLLSQAASKLGMQVVDDMGAASSSGGPVSVSGGAAASPLSGSASPSMDTANLTGQASTLGQQFSEGLGKGISKEPVNIEDWKKKNINTPFTQMISSSPNYGKQLVSGYSKGQNSTATGTDGFLQTKVKTPFQNTVNKSSSWGTGTIKGFASGQNSSQTGTDQYVNTHVNKPFLRSKDSSNGWGTGMIGNFVSGMTSKASEVHEAAKELAKKVEKAFREELDIHSPSRVMMSLGRFASIGVVKGLGSVDVKKYAEKQAGSLAAAYSGMGAMSGNVKQWVMAALMATKTPMSWLPGLMTIAQNESGGNPNAINLWDSNAKAGHPSQGLMQTIPSTFNDHKAPGMGNIKNPIHNAAAAIGYIKSRYGSINNVPGIKSLNHGGPYVGYANGGLITKEQIARVGEGNKREWIIPEERGIRGRYLLQKAAQALGMEVTDPSQSQQSELSSGQVSAVTSSSRPTAAVSGSKEIYIQFNGDQHFHNGQDAETLAAKIKQALTDELQKDINIGTKGVVAFD; via the coding sequence TTGAAATTCGCAAAATCACTTGAAGTTAAAGTGGTTCTTGATGATCAGGCTACTGCCGGAATTGATGTTATTGAGCATAAGCTGAAACGGCTCCCGAAAGAAAGAGACATTACTGTAAGTCTAATTGAACATGTAACAGATGCTTATAAAAAAATAAGAAAAATGTTGAGCGGAAATCAGTTTTCAGTCGGTCTTTTCGTCAATGATCAAATCACCCCAGCTACAAAACGAATATTGGGATATTTACAAAAGAACCTTAAAAAAGGGTATTCAGTTAAATTAAAAGTGATTGATGAAATAACAAAAACTGTTAATCGAATTACAGCCCTTTTAAGAGATTTTGAAAAAACATATACAGTTAAAATAATAGCTAAAGAAAAATTAGCTGCTGATAAGATCAACGAAAAGAAACCTGAAGAAAAAAAGAATTGGTTTATGCAACTGTTAGAAGACTTCGGAACAGCTTTTAAAGATAAAGTGATAGATAAGATTCTTGATTGGTTATTTGAAAAAATTCCTGGGTTTAAAAAAAATGATAATGAAGCAAATACCCCAAACAATGCGCCTGGGAATACGCAGAGTAATGATAAAGTTGATAAACGCAACACCGGGCGGAGATGCTGTTGCTGCTGCTGTGGGTGCGGAGGTAATAGCTCTGGAAGAAAAGCCAACAAAAGATATAAAAAAAGAAAAAGCCCGACAAGTGCAAGGACTTCAGGACGAACACTGAGAGTTCCAGGCGAGGTATTACGAAGACGTCAGGGTGGTGCATCAGGAGAAAACGCCACAAGCGGAAGAAATTCTGGTTCTAAGTTCAGAAACTGGCTCGGAAGCATGAGGTCCATTGCCACCGACTCATCAAAATGGGGGAAAGTTTTAACACCTTTAAAAGGTCTGGGGAAATTTGCAAAACGTGTTCCGGTACTAGGAGCAGCACTGCAAGCAACCGATCTGCTCGGAATGAATAAGGATAATGCGGGTGAGAAAGTCGGAAAGTTTACCGGGGGGCTTGCCGGAATGACAGCAGGAGCTGAAGTCGGAGCAACCGCAGGAGCTGCTATTGGATCATTCGTTCCAGGTATTGGTACTGTAGTCGGCGGTGGGATCGGCGGTGTAATTGGAGGAGCTGCAGGTGCATTTGGCGGCGAAAAAGCTGGCGGCTCTTTAGGTAAAATGTTTGATGTTTCTCAAATGAAAGAGGATATAACAAATACACTCTTTAACGGAGACTGGTGGAGCGAGAAATGGACAGGTGTAAAAACATCTGCAGGAAACACGCTCGGAGGACTCGATGAGACTTGGAATAATATAAAAACTACAGCTTCAACTACTTTCTTTGATTCAAATTGGTGGGCAGAGAAAGCTGGTTATGCATACGGCGCCCTGGAATCCACACTTTTTAACAGTGATTGGTGGGGCGGAAAATGGGAATCCGTAAAAGGCTGGACACAGGAGAAGTGGGATGAAGCCTCTTCCGTATGGAATTCTGTTAAATCAAAAGTGAAAGATACAGTCTTTAATAAAGACTGGTGGTCTGGTAAGTGGGAAGGCGTAAAGGGTTGGGCCCAAGAGAAGTGGGATGGAGCTGTTTCTGTCTGGGAATCAATTAAGTCAAAAGTAAAAGACACAGTCTTCAATAAAGACTGGTGGTCCGGTAAATGGGAAGGTGTCAAAGGCTGGACAAAAGAAAAATGGGAAAATACAAAGTCGCTATTTAAAAAGTTTAAATCCACACTTGAAGACAGCCTATTTAATAAAGACTGGTGGTCTAAAAAATGGGGTTCAGTAAAAGAGTGGGGAAAAAATATATTAGGAGATTCATGGGATGCGATCAAATCTGCAGGCGGTAAAGCAGTAGCAACTGCAAAAAAAGTCGGTAGCGGAGTTACATCTTGGGTTAAAGAAAATACTGAATCTTTTCAAAAAGGGCGAGAAAAGGCACATAAAGACTTTGGATATAAAGCGGATAAAAATGCCACAGGCGGTTACATCACTAAACCAACTATCTCTTGGATTGGTGAAGCCGGCAAAGAATTCGTTATCCCGGTTGATAACAATCGAGGCCGTGGCAAAATGCTTCTTTCACAAGCGGCGTCTAAGCTAGGTATGCAAGTCGTAGACGACATGGGAGCCGCTTCGTCTTCTGGAGGTCCAGTATCTGTTTCAGGAGGAGCAGCTGCCAGTCCGTTATCAGGGTCAGCTTCTCCATCAATGGACACTGCAAATCTTACAGGCCAAGCGTCCACACTCGGACAGCAATTTTCAGAAGGCCTTGGCAAAGGCATCAGCAAAGAGCCGGTCAATATTGAAGACTGGAAAAAGAAAAACATCAATACGCCATTTACGCAAATGATTTCTTCTTCACCAAATTACGGAAAACAATTGGTGAGCGGGTATTCCAAGGGTCAAAACAGTACAGCAACCGGAACAGATGGCTTCCTGCAGACGAAAGTCAAAACACCATTCCAGAACACTGTGAATAAATCCTCTTCATGGGGAACCGGTACGATCAAAGGGTTTGCTTCCGGACAAAATAGTTCCCAGACCGGTACTGATCAGTATGTAAATACTCATGTGAATAAGCCGTTTTTACGGTCTAAAGATTCATCAAACGGCTGGGGAACCGGAATGATCGGGAATTTTGTTTCAGGCATGACTTCAAAGGCAAGTGAAGTCCATGAAGCCGCCAAGGAGCTCGCGAAAAAAGTTGAGAAGGCATTTCGCGAAGAGCTGGATATCCATTCACCTTCCCGCGTCATGATGAGTTTGGGGCGTTTTGCTTCAATTGGTGTTGTCAAAGGCCTTGGCTCAGTAGATGTAAAAAAATATGCTGAAAAACAAGCTGGATCACTGGCTGCTGCTTATTCAGGAATGGGTGCGATGAGCGGGAATGTGAAACAGTGGGTTATGGCGGCTCTCATGGCCACAAAGACACCGATGAGCTGGCTTCCTGGACTCATGACAATTGCCCAGAATGAGTCAGGCGGCAACCCCAACGCAATCAACCTATGGGACAGCAACGCAAAAGCGGGGCACCCGTCACAAGGGCTTATGCAGACAATACCGAGCACCTTTAACGATCATAAAGCACCGGGCATGGGTAACATTAAAAACCCGATTCACAATGCAGCTGCTGCGATCGGCTATATCAAAAGCAGATACGGTTCTATCAATAACGTGCCAGGCATAAAAAGCTTGAATCATGGCGGTCCCTATGTCGGTTATGCAAACGGCGGGCTGATCACAAAAGAACAAATTGCTCGTGTGGGTGAAGGAAATAAACGTGAATGGATCATTCCGGAGGAGCGGGGCATCCGCGGCCGTTATCTTCTGCAGAAAGCGGCGCAAGCTCTGGGTATGGAAGTGACAGATCCGTCTCAATCCCAGCAGTCTGAACTTTCTTCAGGACAAGTTTCAGCTGTAACTTCATCTAGCCGGCCAACCGCAGCGGTTTCCGGATCAAAAGAGATTTATATTCAATTTAACGGTGACCAGCACTTCCATAATGGACAAGACGCCGAAACCCTTGCAGCGAAAATCAAGCAGGCGCTTACAGACGAACTGCAAAAAGATATCAATATTGGAACGAAGGGAGTCGTTGCATTTGACTAA
- a CDS encoding phage portal protein has protein sequence MSEKNENVYDLSFFMPGKTIEAEEIKVPISKRFVDKKGNIVPFVFKAITTERIDELEKETTTYKNVKGRGRVKDLDSQRFYARIAVESTVYPDFRSKDLREAYKTADPVEVAKRVLSVGGEYANWLNKAIEINGFEDELEDLEEEAKN, from the coding sequence ATGAGCGAGAAGAACGAAAACGTATATGATCTTTCCTTTTTTATGCCGGGAAAAACAATTGAAGCTGAGGAAATCAAAGTGCCGATCTCAAAGCGTTTTGTTGATAAAAAAGGGAACATCGTGCCATTTGTTTTTAAAGCGATCACGACAGAGCGTATTGATGAATTGGAGAAAGAAACAACAACGTATAAAAATGTCAAAGGCAGAGGCCGTGTAAAAGATTTAGACAGCCAGCGCTTTTATGCCCGAATCGCAGTTGAATCAACCGTTTATCCGGACTTCCGTTCAAAAGATCTTCGAGAAGCATACAAAACGGCCGACCCGGTAGAAGTTGCGAAACGCGTCCTCTCAGTCGGAGGCGAATACGCAAACTGGTTAAACAAAGCGATTGAGATTAATGGTTTTGAAGATGAATTAGAGGATCTGGAAGAAGAAGCAAAAAACTAA
- a CDS encoding YqbH/XkdH family protein: MSYQHMLIHRCDIYHEAMQAPSAGRFGIPADKLQPVISYPDTPDEQDIPCYFTEKTQQLIQKEPDQTVYHSFLVHFPLSADIRVNDKIIWENHQYILKLPKRIRHHHWEVIAVRDESL; encoded by the coding sequence ATGAGCTATCAGCATATGCTCATTCACCGCTGTGACATTTATCATGAAGCGATGCAAGCGCCGTCTGCAGGCCGATTCGGGATTCCGGCGGACAAGCTTCAGCCAGTGATTTCCTATCCGGACACACCCGATGAACAAGATATCCCTTGCTATTTTACCGAAAAAACGCAGCAGCTGATCCAGAAAGAGCCGGATCAAACTGTATATCACAGCTTTCTCGTCCATTTTCCGTTGTCAGCGGACATCCGCGTGAACGATAAAATCATTTGGGAGAATCATCAATATATACTAAAGCTGCCGAAAAGGATCAGACATCATCATTGGGAAGTCATCGCGGTCAGGGATGAAAGCCTATGA
- a CDS encoding DUF3199 family protein, whose amino-acid sequence MLIEPTDVASYSVFDRVKNRPEELLAQDIIEAEAEAALITGHRFEDSVYDPLPDKAKLALLKLAQYFALVNSDESASLSYQSEKMGDYSYTVSGDGGIQRPEVYHLLEAFIAPGYVPESSRLKVRSL is encoded by the coding sequence ATGCTCATTGAACCGACTGACGTAGCCTCCTATTCGGTCTTTGATCGAGTGAAAAACAGGCCGGAAGAACTGCTGGCACAGGATATCATCGAGGCGGAAGCGGAAGCGGCTCTCATCACAGGCCACCGCTTTGAAGACAGCGTTTATGACCCGCTGCCCGATAAAGCGAAATTGGCTTTGCTGAAGCTTGCCCAATATTTTGCGCTTGTAAACAGCGATGAATCAGCCTCATTAAGCTATCAGTCTGAAAAAATGGGGGATTATTCCTACACGGTTTCCGGAGACGGCGGCATTCAGCGGCCGGAGGTTTATCATTTGCTCGAAGCGTTTATCGCGCCGGGTTACGTCCCTGAGTCCTCCAGGCTGAAGGTGAGGTCTTTATGA
- a CDS encoding DUF2577 family protein, protein MRLSEVIKHLAVGAVDAESPVELLPAEVVSVSPVEIKLKENSKLIIPADALIIPKRMKSGGDDALEPGDRVMTAALTGGQSFFILDKV, encoded by the coding sequence ATGAGATTGAGTGAGGTTATTAAACATTTGGCCGTCGGCGCAGTTGACGCTGAGTCTCCGGTGGAGCTGCTCCCGGCTGAGGTGGTTTCGGTTTCTCCTGTTGAAATCAAATTAAAAGAAAACAGCAAACTGATCATACCGGCAGACGCCCTCATCATCCCAAAACGGATGAAGTCCGGAGGAGACGATGCACTCGAGCCGGGGGATCGCGTCATGACTGCGGCTCTGACTGGCGGTCAATCGTTTTTTATTTTAGATAAAGTATAG
- a CDS encoding phage portal protein: protein MNSETGSIMAFLYSRWSVPIYERELPDQFQVPSLYVPTPSVFEETDTVSTFKKTYSLNVKLFHLDSVQALDEADRLADAIREARNMVPLLNESGEKTRDMVRITRIETRVGDRGEAVMVIRWSSRYYYHKTEQPVLQDIDMNSGVK, encoded by the coding sequence ATGAACAGCGAAACAGGATCGATCATGGCGTTTTTATACAGCCGGTGGTCTGTTCCCATATATGAACGCGAGCTGCCTGATCAGTTTCAGGTGCCGTCGTTATACGTCCCAACGCCATCTGTTTTTGAGGAAACAGATACAGTCTCCACATTTAAAAAAACCTACAGTCTCAATGTGAAGCTGTTTCATCTTGACTCTGTTCAGGCGCTTGATGAAGCGGACAGGCTCGCGGATGCCATTAGAGAAGCGAGAAACATGGTTCCGCTGCTTAATGAATCCGGTGAGAAGACGCGGGATATGGTTCGCATTACCCGAATCGAGACAAGGGTAGGAGACAGGGGCGAGGCGGTCATGGTGATCAGGTGGAGCAGCCGATATTATTATCACAAAACAGAACAGCCTGTCTTACAGGATATCGACATGAACAGCGGGGTGAAATAA
- a CDS encoding phage major capsid protein, with translation MRNQEIIRKAEMSLSALKSGGLMNPAQASAFIRMVQNTPTIFSESRVIQMENDSQKFEKIGFGQRILRAAQEGKALSNDELTVPTTSTVQLNTKEVIAEINITYDTLENNIEKDGLQQTIMKILAERAAVDIEELIVNGDTASADPYLAQLDGIRKQAVSHIVDMNGEELSRATFKKGLKAVPAKYLRIPQEFRFYTSHGLEVEWKDRVADRQTNLGDQAVQGGLSTAFGVPVKGVSNMQPYTVGEGDAQYDASDIILTHPKNIILGFSRNIRIEVDKDIRSRKFIIVLTAKLDSKFEEEDACAKLINVKE, from the coding sequence TTGAGAAATCAAGAGATCATTCGGAAAGCGGAAATGTCGCTTTCTGCTTTAAAAAGCGGCGGACTTATGAACCCCGCGCAAGCATCGGCTTTTATCCGCATGGTGCAAAACACGCCGACCATTTTCAGTGAATCCCGTGTGATTCAAATGGAAAATGACTCGCAAAAGTTTGAGAAAATCGGCTTCGGCCAGCGTATTTTGCGGGCGGCTCAAGAAGGAAAAGCACTGTCAAACGACGAGCTGACTGTTCCAACGACTAGCACTGTCCAGCTGAACACGAAGGAAGTCATTGCGGAAATCAACATTACGTATGACACACTCGAAAACAATATTGAAAAAGACGGCCTGCAGCAGACGATCATGAAGATTTTAGCAGAGCGCGCGGCAGTAGATATTGAAGAGCTGATTGTAAACGGCGATACAGCATCAGCGGATCCGTATTTGGCACAGCTGGACGGCATTCGCAAACAAGCGGTGTCCCACATCGTTGATATGAACGGTGAAGAACTGTCCAGAGCGACATTCAAGAAAGGCTTAAAGGCTGTTCCGGCGAAATATTTGCGCATCCCTCAGGAATTCAGATTCTATACATCTCACGGCTTAGAAGTTGAATGGAAGGACCGCGTGGCAGACCGCCAGACAAACTTAGGGGACCAGGCTGTTCAGGGCGGCTTGTCAACTGCATTCGGCGTACCGGTTAAAGGGGTATCCAATATGCAGCCGTACACAGTCGGTGAGGGAGATGCGCAATATGACGCTTCCGATATCATTCTCACACATCCGAAAAATATCATTCTTGGCTTCTCTCGCAATATCCGAATTGAAGTCGACAAAGACATCCGCTCCCGTAAATTCATTATTGTCTTAACGGCCAAGCTGGACAGCAAGTTCGAGGAAGAGGATGCCTGCGCGAAATTAATTAACGTAAAAGAATAA